The genomic region CTTTTAAGGGTTATCGTTCAAATCATAAAAGATAAGGATTTAAATGCTTTATTCGTTATTAAAAAAATATCTTTTTAGCCTAGACGCTGAAGACGCGCATGAAAAAGTGTGTAAAATTTTAAAAATGCTTTCTTCATCGCCCTTTTTGTGTGGTTTGATTGATTCTCAATGGGGTTATAAAAACCCAAAGCTTGAAAATGAAATTTTAGGCTTGCATTTCCCTAACCCCTTAGGATTAGCCGCCGGTTTTGATAAAAATATCTCCATGCTCAGAGCCTTAATCGCTTTTGGGTTTGGCTATTTGGAAGCAGGCACTCTCACCAATGAAGCGCAAGTGGGGAATGAAAGACCAAGGCTTTTCAGGCACATTGAAGAAGAATCCTTGCAAAATGCGATGGGGTTTAATAATTACGGGGCGATTTTGGGGGTAAGAGCGTTCAATCGCTTCGCCCCTTATAAAACCCCTGTTGGCATCAATTTAGGCAAAAACAAACACATAGAGCAAGCGCATGCCTTAGAAGATTATCAGGCGGTTTTAAATCAATGTTTAAACATTGGCGATTATTACACTTTCAACCTTTCTTCGCCCAACACCCCTAATTTAAGGGATTTACAAAACAAAGCGTTTGTGAATGAGCTTTTTTGCATGGCGAAAGAAATAACCCATAAGCCTTTATTTTTAAAAATCGCCCCGGATTTAGAAATAAACGACATGCTAGAAATTGTCAATAGCGCTATTGAAGCCGGAGCGCATGGGATTATTGCGACTAACACGACCATTGATAAAAGCCTGGTGTTCGCCCCTAAAGAAACGGGGGGCTTGAGCGGGAAATGCCTGACTAAAAAAAGCCGTGAAATCTTTAAAGAATTGGCTAAAGCCTTTTTTAATAAAAGCGTTCTTGTTTCTGTGGGGGGGATTAGCGATGCCAAAGAAGCTTATGAAAGGATTAAAATGGGAGCGAGTCTGTTACAAATTTATAGCGCTTTTATTTACAATGGGCCAAATTTATGCCAAAATATTCTTAAAGATTTGGTAAAATTACTCCAAAAAGATGGATTTTTGAGCGTTAAAGAGGCTATAGGAGCGGATTTAAGATGAGATATTTTTCTGTTAAAAGACTTTTAGGGCTTAGTTCTGTCTTGTTAGTCACTTTAGGAGCGAGCATGCACGCACAATCTTACTTACCCAAACATGAGAGCGTTACCTTAAAAAACGGGTTGCAAGTCGTAAGCGTCCCCTTAGAAAATAAAACCGGGGTTATAGAAGTGGATGTGCTTTATAAAGTCGGCTCTAGAAACGAAGTCATGGGAAAAAGCGGGATCGCTCACATGTTAGAGCATTTGAATTTTAAAAGCACCAAAAACCTTAAAGCCGGCGAATTTGATAAGATCGTGAAGCGTTTTGGGGGCGTGAGTAACGCTTCTACGAGCTTTGACATCACGCGCTACTTCATTAAAACCAGTCAAGCTAACTTGGATAAATCTTTAGAATTGTTCGCTGAAACGATGGGTTCTTTGAATTTAAAAGAAGATGAGTTTTTGCCTGAGCGTCAAGTGGTCGCTGAAGAAAGGCGATGGCGCACCGATAATTCCCCTATCGGCATGCTTTATTTCCGCTTTTTTAACACCGCTTATGTCTATCACCCCTACCATTGGACGCCCATCGGTTTTATGGACGATATTCAAAACTGGACTTTAAAAGACATTAAAAAATTCCATTCGCTCTATTATCAGCCTAAAAACGCTATCGTTTTAGTGGTAGGCGATGTCAATTCCCAAAAGGTTTTTGAATTGAGTAAAAAGCATTTTGAATCCTTAAAAAACCTTGATGAAAAAGCTATCCCCACCCCTTACATGAAAGAGCCTAAGCAAGACGGAGCCAGAACGGCAGTCGTGCATAAAGATGGGGTCCATTTAGAATGGGTAGCGTTAGGGTATAAAGTGCCTGCTTTCAAGCATAAAGATCAAGTCGCCTTAGACGCTTTGAGTAGGCTTTTAGGCGAAGGTAAAAGCTCGTGGTTACAAAGCGAATTAGTGGATAAAAAACGCCTGGCTTCTCAAGCTTTCTCACACAACATGCAATTGCAAGATGAAAGCGTGTTTTTATTCATTGCGGGGGGTAACCCTAATATCAAAGCCGAAGCCTTACAAAAAGAAATCGTAGCACTTTTAGAAAAGCTTAAAAAAGGCGAAATCACTCAAGCGGAGTTAGACAAGCTCAAAATCAATCAAAAAGCTGACTTTATTTCTAACTTAGAAAGTTCCAGCGATGTGGCGGGGCTTTTTGCGGACTATTTAGTGCAAAACGATATTCAAGGCTTGACGGATTACCAGCAACAATTTTTGGATTTAAAAGTGAGCGATTTGGTGCGTGTGGCTAATGAATATTTTAAAGACACCCAATCAACCACCGTGTTTTTGAAACCTTAAAAGAGCCTTATAACATGCAATTTCATTCATCTAGCGCGTTAATTACGCCTTTTAAAAAAGATTTGAGCGTTGATGAGGCCGCTTATGAATCCTTGATCAAGCGCCAAATTTTTCAGGGCATGGACGCATGCGTGCCTGTTGGCACGACAGGAGAATCCGCCACGCTCACCCATAAAGAGCATATGCGTTGCATTGAAATCGCCATAGAAACTTGCAAAAACACTAAAACGCCTTCCAATTCACGCATGAAAGTGTTAGCCGGCGTGGGCAGTAACGCCACGAGCGAGTCGCTTTCTTTAGCAAAGTTCGCCCAAAAAATCGGTGCGGATGCGATTTTATGCGTAAGCCCTTATTATAACCGCCCCACCCAGCAAGGCTTGTTTGAACATTATAAGACCATCGCTCAATCGGTGGAAATCCCTGTCATGCTTTATGATGTGCCAAGCCGAACGGGCGTGTCTATTGAAGTCCCAACCGCTCTCAAACTCTTTAGAGAAGTCCCTAACATTAAAGCCATTAAAGAAGCGTCTGGCTCTTTGAAAAGAGTAACAGAATTGCATTATTATGAAAAAGATTTTAAAATTTTTAGCGGGGAAGATTCACTCAACCACTCCATCATGTTTTCAGGGGGGTGCGGCGTGATTTCAGTGACCGGTAATTTAATGCCTAATCTGATTTCACAAATGGTCAATTGCACGCTCAAACAAAAATACCAACAAGCCCTAGAAATCCAAAATAAGCTTTTTGATTTGCATCAAGCCCTTTTTGTAGAAACAAATCCTATCCCTATTAAAATGGCCATGCATTTAGCCGGCTTGATTGAAAACCCAAGTTACAGACTGCCTTTAGTAGCCCCAAGCAAAGAAACGATCAAACTTTTAGAAAAAACTTTACAACAATATGAGGTAATTGCATGAATCATTCCAATCACATGAAAAACAAAACCCTAGTGATCAGCGGTGCGACTAGAGGGATTGGCAAGGCGATATTGTATCGCTTCGCTCAAAGTGGCGTGAATATCGCTTTCACTTACAATAAAAATGTTGAAGAAGCCAACAAAATTATAGAATATGTGGAGCAAAAATATTCCATTAAAGCCAAAGCCTACCCCCTTAATGTTTTAGAGCCTGAGCAATACACAGAGCTTTTTAAGCAAATTGACGCGGATTTTGACAGAGTGGATTTTTTTATTTCTAACGCCATTATTTATGGGCGCTCTGTCGTGGGGGGATTTGCGCCGTTTATGCGATTAAAACCTAAGGGGTTAAACAATATTTACATAGCCACCGTGTTAGCGTTTGTGGTGGGGGCTCAAGAAGCGGCAAAACGCATGCAAAAAATAGGCGGCGGGGCGATCGTGAGCTTAAGTTCTACCGGGAATTTAGTTTATATGCCTAATTACGCTGGGCATGGCAATTCTAAAAACGCCGTAGAAACCATGGTCAAATACGCTGCCGTGGATTTAGGCGAATTTAACATTAGAGTGAATGCGGTTAGTGGCGGACCTATTGATACGGACGCTTTGAAAGCCTTCCCTGATTATGTGGAGATTAAAGAAAAAGTAGAAGAGCAATCGCCCCTAAAACGCATGGGCAATCCTAACGATCTAGCCGGGGCGGCTTATTTTTTATGCGATGAGACCCAAAGCGGTTGGCTTACAGGGCAAACGATCGTTGTGGATGGTGGGACCACTTTTAAATAAAGATTTTTTTTTGAAAAACATTATCCATATCCACCAAAACAAAGAGTTGCAATTCATTAAAAAATGCTTGTTGGGCTATTTTTTCGCCCCTTTGTGTGGGGCTGTTCTTTTGGTTTTTTCTATCGCTTTAAGCGGAGCGAAACCGCTCCAAGTTTCTAATCTCTTTAATAGTCAATCGGCTTATATCATCTTACTATCTCTTTTTTTATGCGCGATCGGGTTTATTGTGGGGGCGATTGGTTTTTACAGGCTTTCTAAAATCACGCACCATTTAGGGTTTTTTGAAAATTTCGCTTTCAGTTTTTTGGCGGTGATTTTATGCGCTATTTTAAGCTATCTTGTCCCTAACGCCAGTAACGCCCTTTCACTAATCGGTAATGGTGTTTCTATTTTTTATCTGCACAAACTCTATAGAGAATTGAGCCTTTACACGCAAGAAAGATTTTTTTTAAGCGGTTTTAGGTTATTGCTTTTTAGTTTCATGCTGGCTCTTTTAGGGGTTTTAGCGCAAGCGTTAGTTATCATTTTTTTAACGATCGCTGTGATTTTAATGTGTGTGGCGCTCAGTTTTTTAGGGCGCGCGTTTTTGAATTTTTCACAAGTCTTTTTGAAAGCATGAAAGTTTTAAAACTCTTGCCTAATTTTTTAACGATTTTACGCATTGTCTTATCCTTATTTTTATTGTTTTTATTGTTAAACACGCGCACTTATTTTAGTTTTTTAACCCCCTTTCACATCAACATGATCTCTTCATCGGTTTTTTGTTTGCTGCGCTCACGGATTTATTGGACGGTTACATCGCCAGAAGCTATAAAGCCAAATCACGCTTTGGGGAAATCTTTGACCCTTTGGCGGATAAAATCCTTATTTTGAGCGCGTTTTTAGGGTTAGTTTATTTGGATCGTGTGAATGCGTGGGTCCCGTTTGTGATTTTAGGGCGCGAATTTTTTATTTCAGGGCTTAGAGTCTTAGCCGCTAATGAAAAAAAGGATATTCCTGTCAATGCACTAGGCAAATATAAAACCGTTTCTCAAGTCGTGGCGATTGGCGCTTTATTAGCCAATTTAACTTACTCTTATGTGCTTGTGGCTATAGCGGTTTTTTTAACCCTTTATTCGGGGATAGATTACACGATTAAATATTATAAATCTTAATGTTTTAGAAGAAGTTTTTAGCGTTCTTTAAGAAAATACCTTAAAAATCCGCTCTCATCAAATATTGATAAACATTAACTTTAGCATTCTTTCGTTTTTTTAAAATTTTATTTTCAATATTCAATTAAAAAAAATCATTTTATTTTATTTTTGTTATAATTCAAGCTATTTTTATTTTCAATCTAAGGAGGTGTCGCATGGACAATCAAAAGATAACGCATCAAAATACCATGCAAAAACAAGGCGAGCTTAAAAGAGACATGAAAATGCGCCATCTCTTAATGATTGCATTTGGAGGAGCGATTGGCACAGGGCTTTTTGTAGGCACTGGGGGTAATATTGCGAGCGCTGGCCCTTTAGGGACCTTGATCGCTTATGGTTTTGGAGGGCTTGTGGTTTATTGCATCATGCTCTCTTTAGGCGAATTGGCTAGCGTTTATCCCACTACGGGCAGTTTTGGGGATTATGCGGCTAAATTCATAGGCCCTGGCACGGGCTATATGGTTTTTTGGATGTATTGGCTTGGCTGGGTGATCACGGT from Helicobacter pylori harbors:
- a CDS encoding quinone-dependent dihydroorotate dehydrogenase, producing the protein MLYSLLKKYLFSLDAEDAHEKVCKILKMLSSSPFLCGLIDSQWGYKNPKLENEILGLHFPNPLGLAAGFDKNISMLRALIAFGFGYLEAGTLTNEAQVGNERPRLFRHIEEESLQNAMGFNNYGAILGVRAFNRFAPYKTPVGINLGKNKHIEQAHALEDYQAVLNQCLNIGDYYTFNLSSPNTPNLRDLQNKAFVNELFCMAKEITHKPLFLKIAPDLEINDMLEIVNSAIEAGAHGIIATNTTIDKSLVFAPKETGGLSGKCLTKKSREIFKELAKAFFNKSVLVSVGGISDAKEAYERIKMGASLLQIYSAFIYNGPNLCQNILKDLVKLLQKDGFLSVKEAIGADLR
- a CDS encoding insulinase family protein, with protein sequence MRYFSVKRLLGLSSVLLVTLGASMHAQSYLPKHESVTLKNGLQVVSVPLENKTGVIEVDVLYKVGSRNEVMGKSGIAHMLEHLNFKSTKNLKAGEFDKIVKRFGGVSNASTSFDITRYFIKTSQANLDKSLELFAETMGSLNLKEDEFLPERQVVAEERRWRTDNSPIGMLYFRFFNTAYVYHPYHWTPIGFMDDIQNWTLKDIKKFHSLYYQPKNAIVLVVGDVNSQKVFELSKKHFESLKNLDEKAIPTPYMKEPKQDGARTAVVHKDGVHLEWVALGYKVPAFKHKDQVALDALSRLLGEGKSSWLQSELVDKKRLASQAFSHNMQLQDESVFLFIAGGNPNIKAEALQKEIVALLEKLKKGEITQAELDKLKINQKADFISNLESSSDVAGLFADYLVQNDIQGLTDYQQQFLDLKVSDLVRVANEYFKDTQSTTVFLKP
- a CDS encoding 4-hydroxy-tetrahydrodipicolinate synthase — encoded protein: MQFHSSSALITPFKKDLSVDEAAYESLIKRQIFQGMDACVPVGTTGESATLTHKEHMRCIEIAIETCKNTKTPSNSRMKVLAGVGSNATSESLSLAKFAQKIGADAILCVSPYYNRPTQQGLFEHYKTIAQSVEIPVMLYDVPSRTGVSIEVPTALKLFREVPNIKAIKEASGSLKRVTELHYYEKDFKIFSGEDSLNHSIMFSGGCGVISVTGNLMPNLISQMVNCTLKQKYQQALEIQNKLFDLHQALFVETNPIPIKMAMHLAGLIENPSYRLPLVAPSKETIKLLEKTLQQYEVIA
- a CDS encoding enoyl-ACP reductase, which translates into the protein MNHSNHMKNKTLVISGATRGIGKAILYRFAQSGVNIAFTYNKNVEEANKIIEYVEQKYSIKAKAYPLNVLEPEQYTELFKQIDADFDRVDFFISNAIIYGRSVVGGFAPFMRLKPKGLNNIYIATVLAFVVGAQEAAKRMQKIGGGAIVSLSSTGNLVYMPNYAGHGNSKNAVETMVKYAAVDLGEFNIRVNAVSGGPIDTDALKAFPDYVEIKEKVEEQSPLKRMGNPNDLAGAAYFLCDETQSGWLTGQTIVVDGGTTFK